From the genome of Pseudanabaena sp. FACHB-2040:
CTAGAGCAGCTAGGGCACCAGATTGTCGATGAAGTCACATCTGGCCAGCAGGCGATTGATACAGCCCGTCTAATACGGCCTGATCTGGTGCTCATGGACATCCGACTGACTGGCGAAATTGACGGTATCGAGGCGGCTGAGACGATTCAGGGGCATCTCAGCATTCCGGTGATTTTTCTGACTGCCTATGCCGATGAGATGACGGTGCAGCGTGCGATCGCAACCTCGCCCTTTGGCTACATCGTCAAGCCCTTTCGCTGGCGCGAACTGCAGACCAGTATTGAGATTGCGCTGCACCGTCATCGCCAGGAGAAGCATCTAGAAAGCGCGGAAAGTCAGCTGCTGACGACGCTAGAGAGCTTAGGGGATGGCACCGTAACGACCGATTCTGAGGGCCTAGTCAACTTTCTTAACCCGGTAGCTGAAGTCCTCACGGGCTGGTCGCGGCAAACGGCCATTGGTCAGCCGGTGGAGGCAGTGCTGGTGCTGCTAGAGGCGCAGACAGAGATTCAGGCGAAGATAGAGCCTCATTTGCTGCGGCAGGCGCTCCAGCGCTCAGGGGGGTGGCCGCTTTCCCAAGATTGCCTGCTGCAGACCCGCCAGGGAACGACTCGATACATCTCGATTTCTGCTGCCTCTATTCGCGACCAGCCGGGGCGGCTGTTGGGGGGCGTTCTGGTGTTTCGAGATATTACTGAGCGCAAGCAGCTAGAACAGCGGCTGCGGCAGCAGGCCGAGCGAGAGCAAATTCTTAGCACCATTGCCCTGGCCATTCGTCAATCTTTGAACCTAGAAGTGGTGCTAAAGACCACGACCGAGGCCGTACAGCAACTGCTGCAGGTCAATCGAGTTATTATTTACCGGCTAGAGCCCGATGGCAGCGGCAGTGTGATTGCGGAGTCTCTGGCCGGAGACTATACCTCCATGCAGGATGTGGTGTTGCATGATCCTTGCTTAACTGCGCCGCTTTGCCTAGAAAAGTATCGCAGCGGCTACGTTCAGGCAATTGCCGACCTGCAAACGGCAGGGTTGTCTGACTGCTATCTGGCCTTGCTAGAGCCGTTTCAGGTCAGGGCTCATCTGGTGGTGCCGATTCTGACCCGACAGCAGCAGCTTTGGGGCCTACTGGTAGCCCAACAGTGCGTCGCTCCTCGATCCTGGCAAGGGATGGAGATCGACCTGATGCAGCAAATCTCGCTGCAGGTGGGCATCGCTATTCAACAGAGCCAGCTCTATGAGCAGAGCCGTCGTCAGGCTCACCAAGAGGCGCTGCTCAATGAGATTGTCCAAGCCATTCGTACCTCTCTCAATCTGGATCAGGTGCTGCACCAGACTGCTGAACGGCTAATTTCGGCGTTTGCGGTCAGCCGCAGCGTCATTCGCTTGGGTCGAGATACGGATGACAGTTTTGTGTACAGCGTCAGCCAAGCTGCATCTGATGTGGAGGTGTTGTCGGACAAGACAATGCCGATTACTGATAATCCGCTGGTGCAGGCCCTGTTTGAACGCGAAGCTGTCGTTGCGATCGCAGATGTGGCGGCGGCAGATTGGCTGCGGTCCCTGCAGCCATATTTTCAGCGCAACGGCATCCAGGCCTGGCTGGGCATCGCCATCCGCTTTGAGGGAAAGGTCAGAGGTATGCTGTGTTTGCAGCAGTGCGATCGCACCCGCACCTGGCTAGACGATGAAGCGCAGCTGGCGACCAGAGTAGCCGATCAGCTAGCGGTCACGATTCAGCAGGTAGAGCTTTACCGGCGGCTGCACCGGGCCAATCAAGAACTCAACCGCTTAGCCCACCTAGACGGGCTCACTCAGGTGGCCAACCGCCGGTTCTTCGACGAGTATCTAGAGACAGAGTTTCGGCGGCAGCGGCGATACAACACCTGCTTGACCCTGATCCTCTGTGATGTCGATCACTTTAAGCAATTCAACGATACCTATGGCCATCTGGCCGGAGACGACTGCCTACGCGCCATTGCCCAAACCCTTTCCCAAGTGTTGAAGCGACCTGGCGACTTGCTGGCCCGCTACGGCGGAGAAGAGTTTGCCATCGTGCTGCCCGATACCCCTCTAGAAGGTGCGATCGCTTTGGCTGAAAACATCCTGACCGCGATCCGCCAGCTCCAAATCGCAGTGACAGAAACCGGCCCACTGGCCCAGGTGACAGTCAGCTTAGGCATTGCCAGCCTGGATATCATACCGACCGATGCGCCCGCTGGCCTAATATTGGCTGCTGATCAGGCCCTCTACCTAGCCAAAGCTCAAGGCCGTAACCGCTACTGTTTGCCCTTTCAACCCCAGTCCGAGGAACTTAAACCAAGCGTTTAACGCTACTAAGCCTCCACTCATCTACCCTTCCACCCCTCACCCCTTCACACCTGAAGCAGCCCGTCGTAAGGATTGGATGGTTGCGATCGCAGCCTCCGCCACCCGATCAATCTCCGCTTCAGTCGTAAACCGACCCAATCCAAAGCGCAGAGAAGCATAGGCCAACTCTTCAGAGCGGCCCAGGGCGGTGAGGACGTGGGACGGTGCCAGGGTCGTAGAGCTGCAGGCAGAGCCTGAAGACAGCGCCACTGTCGAGCGCAGGCCCAAGAGCAGAGCTTGACCGTCTACGCCTGCAACACTGATATTCAAGTTGCCGGGTAGTCGTTGGGTCGCATGGCCATTGAGATAGAGATCGGGCAGCGGCTGTAGCTGCTCCCAAAGCCGATTTCGCAAGGCGATCTGTCGTGGGGCTTCCTGTGGCAGCTCTGCTAGAGCCAGCTCAACGGCCTTGGCAAAGCCGACGATCTGAGGCGGGTAGAGGGTGCCTGAGCGCATGCCGCGTTCGTGGCCTCCTCCGTGGAGCTGTGGGGCCAGCTTGACTCGGGGCTGTCGTCGCCGCACATAGAGCGCACCAATGCCTTTGGGGCCATAGACCTTGTGAGCCGTCATTGACATCAGATCGATCTGCATAGCGGCCACGTCTAGCGGGATTTTGCCCAGGGCCTGGGCCGCATCAGTGTGAAACAGCACATTGCGGCGGCGGCAGTGAGCACCAATCTCAGAGAGGGGCTGCAGCACGCCAATTTCATTGTTGGCGGCCATGACTGATACCAGCACCGTATCCTCTCGAAAGGCATTTTCCAGGGCGGCTAGGTTAATCAGGCCATCGGCCTGCACCGGCAGGTAGGTCACCTCAAACCCCAAAGATTCTAGATAGCGGCAGGGATCGAGGATCGCGCTGTGTTCAGTCTGTACGGTAATCAGGTGCCGCCCTTTGGCAAAATAGGCTTCAGCCACGCCTTTTAGGGCTAGGTTGTTGGCTTCGGTAGCGCCGCTGGTAAAGACGATCTCCTCTGGAGTGGCCTGGATGGCTGCTGCCAGAGTAGATCTAGCCTGTTTGACCGCAGCTTCGGCCGCCCAACCATAGGCATGGGTGACGCTGGCCGGATTACCAAAGTGCTCAGTAAAAAAGGGCACCATAGCGTCTACCACCCGAGGATCGACCGGGGTTGTCGCATTGCAGTCAAGATAGATTGGGCGCTGAGTCACCCCCACTCCTAATTTGAATCTAGATTTGAATCTAATTTATGAATACGACCAGTCATCTCATCCTCAATCTAGCAATTCTGCGCCGCCCTACTCAGCCCCAGGTGACCTGGCCAGTTTTAGTCGGGGCTTTTCTGCCCGATGCAGCTATGTTTGTGTTCTATGGCTGGGCTCGTTTTTGGGCTGGGCTGCCGAACTCGACGATTTGGTCAGAAGCATTTTTTGCTCCTTTTTGGCAGGACATCTTTGCGGTGGGTAACTCTGTTCCCTTAGCGGGGTTGGGGTTAGGCATTGCCTATCTGCGTCGGCAGCCGCTTTGGATGGCGGGATTTGCTAGTATGCTGCTGCATCACCTTTTTGATCTGCCGCTGCACAACGACGATGCCCATCGGCACTTTTTTCCGCTTAGCGACTTTCGTTTTATCAGTCCGGTTTCTTATTGGGATCCTAACCACTATGGGGTGCTGGCGGCGCTAGTAGAGCTGGTGGCGGTGCTGCTGGCTAGCGTTTATCTGCTGCGGCTGATCAAATCTCGTTGGGGGCGAGCGGCTTTGCTGTTGACCAATGGGCTGACCATGATCTTTTACCTCGGTTTTTATGTTCGCCCGCTTTGGGCTGCTTGAGCAGGCTTTCAAAGGCGTTCATCGCTCTATGAAGTGTCCGTGAAAAGGCTTCGGTATTCGACACTCGGAGAACGCTTTCCTTTTCAATGGATGGGGGGTAGCCTCGGTAAATCTCAGGCTGTTTACTCGCGCTTAATAAAAGCCGTATTCCTACGATGGACGCCAGTGTCTGCACAGCGCTAGTGTGTTTCAAGACTTTTGGTTCTGATGGGGTTGGAGGATGGGCGAATCCTCCTTTTGCCTGTGGGGTCATCCCAAACCAGCGATCGCATCCTCATCTTTTCATCAGTGCATCTCTATGTTGAACCAGGCAATCGGCGGACGATACCAGATCTTGAGTTATCTGGGGGGCGGTGGTTTCGGGCAAACTTACCTGGCCGAAGACCGACACCTGCCAGATCACCCCTGCTGTGTAGTTAAGCAGCTCAAGCCCCAAAAGGCCGATGAGCACTCGCTTGACCTGGCCCGGCGGCTGTTTGATGCGGAGGCGCGGGCACTTTACCAGCTCGGTACCCATGAGTGTATTCCCCGCCTGCTGGCTCACTTCGAAGAAAGTGCTCAATTTTATCTGGTGCAGGAATATATCGAAGGCACTCTCCTGAGCGACGAACTGCAGGAGACTGGGCTTCTAGACGAAGCTGCCACGATAGAGCTGCTGATCAACGTCCTCAACACCCTTAATTTTGTTCATCAGCAGCAGGTCATTCACCGCGACATCAAGCCCTCCAACCTGATTCGGCGCCATAGTGACGGCAAGATTGTGCTGATTGACTTTGGCTCAGTCAAGCAGGTGAGCGGCCCGGTGGTAGAACCTGAAAGCCAGGTGAGCATGACCGTGGCCATTGGTTCACTGGGGTACATGCCTAATGAGCAGCTTGCGGGCCAGCCCAGCCTCAGCAGCGATATCTATGCGGTTGGCATGCTGGCTCTGCAGGCGTTAACTGGCGTCGATCCTAAGCGACTCAGCAAAGACCCCCGCACCAGTGAGGTGTCGTGGCACGACTTGGTTTCGGTTAGCCCGACGCTGCAGGCCGTACTCGACAAGATGATTCGCTACGACCACCGGCAGCGCTACTCCTCGGCCCAAGAGACTTTGTCGGCCCTAGAGTCGCTGGCAACCACGTTGGCACTAGCCTCCCACGCCGATCTCACTCCCGTTAGCATTGCCCAGAGCGGCTACTCTGCCTGGGATACTCACCTGGCCTGGTTAGAGCGAGGCGATGACCTGTTCAGCCAGAATCGCTACCAGGAGGCGATCGCCGCCTACGAAAAGGTGCTGCAACTTCAGCCTAGCCACGATGCGATCTGGTTTAAGCAGGGGCTGGCCTATGAGGGGTTGGGTAACTACGAGGCTGCTGTAACTTCTTACGACCGGGTTTTACAGCTACGGCCCGAAGACTATCTGGCCTGGCTGAAGCGGGCTAAGGCGCTAGAAGCTCTAGAGCGCTATGACGGAGCGCTGGCTGCTTACGACGAGGTGCTGCGGATTCAATCGGATAATTACTGGGTTTGGTGCGATCGCGCCCAGGTACTAGAAAAGCTGGGTCGGGGAGACGATGCACTGGCTGCCTACGAACGAGCGGTGCAGCTACAGCCCGACTTTGTCCTGGCCTT
Proteins encoded in this window:
- a CDS encoding diguanylate cyclase; the encoded protein is MANVLIVEDEPIAAWNIREALEQLGHQIVDEVTSGQQAIDTARLIRPDLVLMDIRLTGEIDGIEAAETIQGHLSIPVIFLTAYADEMTVQRAIATSPFGYIVKPFRWRELQTSIEIALHRHRQEKHLESAESQLLTTLESLGDGTVTTDSEGLVNFLNPVAEVLTGWSRQTAIGQPVEAVLVLLEAQTEIQAKIEPHLLRQALQRSGGWPLSQDCLLQTRQGTTRYISISAASIRDQPGRLLGGVLVFRDITERKQLEQRLRQQAEREQILSTIALAIRQSLNLEVVLKTTTEAVQQLLQVNRVIIYRLEPDGSGSVIAESLAGDYTSMQDVVLHDPCLTAPLCLEKYRSGYVQAIADLQTAGLSDCYLALLEPFQVRAHLVVPILTRQQQLWGLLVAQQCVAPRSWQGMEIDLMQQISLQVGIAIQQSQLYEQSRRQAHQEALLNEIVQAIRTSLNLDQVLHQTAERLISAFAVSRSVIRLGRDTDDSFVYSVSQAASDVEVLSDKTMPITDNPLVQALFEREAVVAIADVAAADWLRSLQPYFQRNGIQAWLGIAIRFEGKVRGMLCLQQCDRTRTWLDDEAQLATRVADQLAVTIQQVELYRRLHRANQELNRLAHLDGLTQVANRRFFDEYLETEFRRQRRYNTCLTLILCDVDHFKQFNDTYGHLAGDDCLRAIAQTLSQVLKRPGDLLARYGGEEFAIVLPDTPLEGAIALAENILTAIRQLQIAVTETGPLAQVTVSLGIASLDIIPTDAPAGLILAADQALYLAKAQGRNRYCLPFQPQSEELKPSV
- a CDS encoding IscS subfamily cysteine desulfurase, producing the protein MTQRPIYLDCNATTPVDPRVVDAMVPFFTEHFGNPASVTHAYGWAAEAAVKQARSTLAAAIQATPEEIVFTSGATEANNLALKGVAEAYFAKGRHLITVQTEHSAILDPCRYLESLGFEVTYLPVQADGLINLAALENAFREDTVLVSVMAANNEIGVLQPLSEIGAHCRRRNVLFHTDAAQALGKIPLDVAAMQIDLMSMTAHKVYGPKGIGALYVRRRQPRVKLAPQLHGGGHERGMRSGTLYPPQIVGFAKAVELALAELPQEAPRQIALRNRLWEQLQPLPDLYLNGHATQRLPGNLNISVAGVDGQALLLGLRSTVALSSGSACSSTTLAPSHVLTALGRSEELAYASLRFGLGRFTTEAEIDRVAEAAIATIQSLRRAASGVKG
- a CDS encoding serine/threonine-protein kinase, whose protein sequence is MGESSFCLWGHPKPAIASSSFHQCISMLNQAIGGRYQILSYLGGGGFGQTYLAEDRHLPDHPCCVVKQLKPQKADEHSLDLARRLFDAEARALYQLGTHECIPRLLAHFEESAQFYLVQEYIEGTLLSDELQETGLLDEAATIELLINVLNTLNFVHQQQVIHRDIKPSNLIRRHSDGKIVLIDFGSVKQVSGPVVEPESQVSMTVAIGSLGYMPNEQLAGQPSLSSDIYAVGMLALQALTGVDPKRLSKDPRTSEVSWHDLVSVSPTLQAVLDKMIRYDHRQRYSSAQETLSALESLATTLALASHADLTPVSIAQSGYSAWDTHLAWLERGDDLFSQNRYQEAIAAYEKVLQLQPSHDAIWFKQGLAYEGLGNYEAAVTSYDRVLQLRPEDYLAWLKRAKALEALERYDGALAAYDEVLRIQSDNYWVWCDRAQVLEKLGRGDDALAAYERAVQLQPDFVLALERRKQILQSLQRVEQLYQLQHYDEAIAACDRTIESDAEDSDAWLMRAMALENLQRLREAALSYERVVRLQPDDHVAWFKLGTVLEKLDHPRHAVVAYSQVTRIQPDNYWAWYQRGQALEKLESFKQAMTAYNRAIQLKSDFRSALTARQQLINRLLSSPVMAEMSPSA